The following DNA comes from Vigna radiata var. radiata cultivar VC1973A chromosome 4, Vradiata_ver6, whole genome shotgun sequence.
CATTCCAACTTTCACATGTTTTACCACTCACCACCAACTCCATAAcatcttttttaaaagattaatatttttccctaaattattataaaaacttttattttattcttaaagtaaattataaaaatattttgtattacatTTTGAGAAAATCATACAAAGTATCACCTCCAAgaagttatattataatttattataatttatgataaacTTTGTAcgtaaagtaaaaaaaaaaacactatagtataatttattaaaaaatatgttttacatgactttcaaaaatataaaattaaatatgtataatttaatttagagaaaaaaatatatttaatcttttatatataatttttattatatatatatatatatatatgtttaattatttttataatatcttttaatatatttattagttaaaatatgcttaaaatttatttaaagatattttcttttcttacattttaaaatatttttaagaacaaggttataatcaaaatctaaattttgattaatCCTATTAATACTGTCTCAGTATTTGGTTTCAGAATACAAAATTAgcagattaaaaaatattttaatatcaattttgaatttattagaatataagctagtaaatttattatttatcataactGTTATTTGATATCATAAAAGTTGTAAGGTAGTTATATTTACAATTtctatgtgtttttttatttgttttagtcCCTGTTTGTAATATCTAGTATTATGTGAAATTCGTTGTTATAtgtatgtgataaaaaaaatcaagtgaCATTTAAGTGGGTCTACTATATTTCTAGACAAAGCTTTTAAACAtaacttaagaaaatatatgttattaattatttctaaaattgatatTAGGAACAAAATTGgtgacttaaaaaaaataatgatgaaaaacaacaaaaaaaaactattttacagggattaaaactaaaaattataattttataaggactataaataattatttaaactttcaCAGAGATAAAAGCAGAGAAATAAATTGTTAagaccaaaagaaaaaatattaaaatgattattaatttttcgaTAAGCAACtgtaacaatatatttttttaatttagtttgtgccgttttaaaaaaatatattcagttGACTTCAGTCTTCTTTATAGTCCTCGGTCAAATTTTTtctgtattaatttttttttacaattttttccttaataaaataaatattctggTCAAAGTAATAAATTCAATATGCtaattctttaatttgtttCCATTCCACGGGAACAGAAGATGATTACTTGTCAAAACGTAATTacttaattcaatatataaCAAGTAATCTGgggaaatataattaaaaaatgaagtcccaataatcttgaaaaaatatataaatcattaataaaatttatcaaaggTCTTAATTCTACCAAATGAAAAAAGAAGTTAATATCCAAGGCTAAAAAGGTAATAATACAGCTATCACTTTTTGATGAAGTACATAAAAAAACACTTCCCCTATATCATAAGTTTTCTCAAATTAATCCAATAGAAAAAGGTAAATTCTTAAACTAATATCATATAACTTTTTAGCTTAATAGTATAgtttactatttaattattattatgttagtCAACTTTTCGAAAGACGGTGGTGACGTGTGAAAAGTTTAAAAGAGgttagaaattttgaaatttattatacataatttgtaagaaaatataatatatgaataataaatcacaaaattaaGTATCTTTgtttgaagagagagagagagatattgTTACTGTTAATATGGAAAAGTGAAAGTTAATTTTTGGAAGGCAGATATTTAGTgagtaattaaacatttattgagaattaaataatataataaatatttattgaggagatgaagaaaaaagaaattgtgatAGTGTGTTGTGTGGTGTGTCGTTAGGGAACGTTTGGTCCAGCTTAGGAGTCATTCTACCAATTGACCACATTCCAAAGATCCAACACAACACAAAACAcgaaacacaaacacaacacaacacacatCCCAATTGCAAGGTACAAGCAAAGTCCAACAACACACGAATCAAATCagacacacaacacaacacaaactCACTCTCCGTTATCCAAACAAAGCCACTCTCTACTCTGTTCTGTTCTGTTTCCAACCACACCCCAAATGGATTGTTGGTCATCTCCTCTACCTCTTCATGATGAATTCGAGAAGCTTGTCATTCGAATGAACCCTCCCAGGTTCGCCACTCTACCACCACTAATCATCTTCTTGCTTCTTTGCACTGCTGGGAGATGTTTATGCAGCATAATAGTGTTTCATGTTGTGTTTTGCTGCCCTGCAGAGTTGCTGTGGATAACGTTTCGAGCAGGACAGACACTGTGATAAAGGTGCTAAATTCACCTCCCATTGGCCTTGTCTTTTCTGCATTGCAAAAGGGTCTCTCTCTGTTACCATTTTCCGTGAGTTTTGTTGCAGGTTGATAGCGCAAACAGACGCGGGAGTTTGCTGGAGGTGGTTCAGGTTCTCACTGACATGAATCTCAGTGTTAGAAGAGCTTACATTTCCTCTGATGGAGAATGGTTCATGGATGGTACGGTTCACTTCTGAGTTCTCAATTTTCTATCTGCCATGGCTCTGCTGAATTGTGTTTTCAGTTCTTgtgatattgttttatgtggTTTTTTGTCACTGCCCAGTTTTTCATGTCACTGATCAGAATGGGAAAAAGTTTGTGCAAGATGATGTAGCTGACCGAATTCAACAGGTAGTAGATCTGTAAAAGTAATCCGAggccatttttattttcacgtattttataatttttaatttcctgTATAAATTGACTCCGAAATTAGGATTatgtttgtttgatatttttcattcatCCCCCTAATAGCTATGTTCAACTGTGAGTTATCGTAGTTTCTTAAGTCCTTTATGCTGCtcaattttcaaactttcaGCTGGGAGCTTGTGAATTGATGACCTTAAATATCTGCTATTCAACTATTTGTGTGAAGGAGCAGTTGGTGGAATTGAAATAAGTGATTGTTCGGTCTGCACATATCtccaataaagaaaataatgcatGTTTCTGTTTATGTTCTTTCGTTTCAACACATCAAATTAACAACTAGAATGTAAAAGAACTAGTCTGCTTTCGTTTTGAAACTTGAATCAACAATTTTCTTCTTGCATGTCACTGCCCTGTATGGATCCATCTGAATTACCCAATTCACTCTGATAATTTCTGTTTCTTGTTGCAGTCTCTGGGTCCAAGAGCCTCCAGTTTCCGATCCTTGAGAAGATCTGTTGGGGTTCAAGCTGAAGCAGAACATACAACCATTGAATTAACCGGAAGGGACAGGCCAGGGTTGCTTTCGGAAGTTTTTGCTGTTCTTGCAGACCTCAAATGCAATGTGGTAGCAGCAGAAGTCTGGACACACAATTCAAGAATGGCATCCGTTGTTTACATCACAGATGAGGAGACAGGATTGTCCATCGACAACCCGGATCGCCTTGCTAAGATTAAGCAGCTTCTACTGTATGTGCTGAAAGGAGACATAGATAAGAAGAGTGCCAACACTGCTGTTTCTGTTGATTCTACTCACAAGGATAGGAGGCTGCATCAGTTGATGTATGCCGACCGTGATTATGACATAGACGATGGAGATTCTGGATCAACAAGTGACAGGAACAAGCTCCTTGTAACTGTTGATGATTGCATAGATAAGGGATATACTGTTGTGAACTTGAGGTGTCCAGATAGACCTAAATTACTGTTTGATACCGTATGCACCCTCACAGACATGCAGTATGTTGTGTACCATGGAACTGTCATTGCCGAAGGACCAGAGGCATATCAGGTTAGTTTTATGTTCTTGGAATTGACACCATGTTAGTACTAGTACATCTTACCAACTTAGACatgaattataattatcataGTGCAAATGCATATTGGTAATAGTAACAATATGCTTTAGTTTGTGGTTGCCACTGGAATTCATCACTGGAGGTACTAACTGTACCATTAAACTTCACTGATATGTTTTTGTCTTGCTTTCTTTTACAGGAATATTATATAAGGC
Coding sequences within:
- the LOC106758600 gene encoding ACT domain-containing protein ACR4, giving the protein MDCWSSPLPLHDEFEKLVIRMNPPRVAVDNVSSRTDTVIKVDSANRRGSLLEVVQVLTDMNLSVRRAYISSDGEWFMDVFHVTDQNGKKFVQDDVADRIQQSLGPRASSFRSLRRSVGVQAEAEHTTIELTGRDRPGLLSEVFAVLADLKCNVVAAEVWTHNSRMASVVYITDEETGLSIDNPDRLAKIKQLLLYVLKGDIDKKSANTAVSVDSTHKDRRLHQLMYADRDYDIDDGDSGSTSDRNKLLVTVDDCIDKGYTVVNLRCPDRPKLLFDTVCTLTDMQYVVYHGTVIAEGPEAYQEYYIRHVDGCPISSEAERQRVIHCLEAAIRRRTSEGIKLELCGEDRVGLLSDVTRIFRENGLSVNRAEVTTRGTQAVNVFYVTDVTGNPVKSETIEAVRKEIGLAILQVKDDVCSKPQPHERGKFSLSGLFRSSSEKFLYNLGLMKSYS